The Roseiconus lacunae genome includes a region encoding these proteins:
- a CDS encoding AraC family transcriptional regulator, translating to MAKKRKSVALLIETSNAYARGVLRGIASYVHEHEQWSIYLTEQDRGSVPPSWLQSWEGHGVIARIENQETARVIQKLTIPVVDVSAARHVPEVPCVETDDAAIAAMAYSHLRERGFEQFAFCGDARFVWSTNRETEFLKCVEKDGFPCSTFVDQRHTKRSPGAERKRLTKWLRRLPRPIGIFATYDIKAQEVLDACRECDLKVPLEVAVLGVDNDELLCDLSTPPLTSIVPDAEQAGRVAAATLDTMMNKSRRSRSQLPSLRLLPPKGIVARQSTDIVAISDPDVAEAVRFIRDHYCEPINVQDLLDRIPISRRMLESRFRDILGRTPHQEILRRRIDQIRYLLANSDLTLIQIARQTGFQNQEYMSVAFRRAVGQPPGAYRKERRSVPQ from the coding sequence ATGGCAAAGAAACGAAAGTCGGTGGCGCTGCTGATCGAGACGTCCAATGCCTACGCCCGCGGCGTCCTTCGCGGCATCGCCTCGTACGTTCATGAACATGAGCAATGGTCGATTTATTTGACTGAGCAAGATCGTGGCAGTGTCCCGCCGTCCTGGCTGCAAAGCTGGGAAGGTCACGGTGTGATCGCCCGGATTGAGAATCAAGAGACCGCGCGGGTGATCCAAAAGTTGACAATCCCAGTGGTCGACGTCAGCGCCGCTCGTCACGTACCCGAAGTGCCTTGCGTCGAAACGGACGACGCCGCGATCGCAGCGATGGCGTACAGCCATCTTCGTGAACGGGGGTTTGAACAGTTTGCGTTTTGTGGCGATGCACGTTTTGTCTGGTCAACGAATCGCGAAACCGAGTTTCTTAAGTGTGTCGAGAAGGATGGGTTCCCCTGCAGTACGTTCGTCGATCAGCGCCACACCAAGCGATCGCCTGGCGCCGAACGGAAGCGATTGACGAAATGGCTCCGTCGGCTACCGCGGCCGATCGGTATTTTCGCTACCTATGACATCAAGGCTCAGGAAGTATTAGATGCTTGCCGGGAATGCGATTTGAAAGTGCCATTAGAAGTCGCCGTCCTGGGGGTCGATAATGACGAGTTGTTGTGCGACCTCTCAACGCCACCGCTGACCAGCATCGTTCCCGATGCCGAGCAAGCGGGACGGGTGGCCGCCGCAACGCTGGACACGATGATGAATAAGTCGCGTCGCAGTCGCAGTCAACTGCCCTCGTTGCGTCTGCTGCCTCCCAAAGGCATCGTCGCTCGGCAATCGACCGATATTGTTGCGATCAGCGATCCCGATGTCGCCGAAGCGGTTCGCTTTATTCGCGACCACTATTGCGAACCGATCAATGTTCAGGATCTACTCGATCGGATTCCGATCTCACGGAGGATGCTTGAAAGTCGATTTCGCGATATCCTAGGTCGAACGCCTCACCAAGAGATCCTCCGTCGGCGAATCGATCAAATTCGTTATTTGCTTGCCAATAGCGATTTGACTCTGATCCAAATCGCTCGGCAAACCGGCTTTCAAAATCAAGAGTACATGAGCGTGGCATTTCGTCGGGCGGTCGGGCAGCCTCCGGGTGCGTATCGAAAGGAACGCCGCAGTGTCCCTCAGTGA
- a CDS encoding Gfo/Idh/MocA family protein, whose product MSDAKKVKMAMVGLGFGAEFIPIYKAHPGAEVVAACRRNEAEMNKVADQFEIPKRYTDFEDVLSDPDIDCVHINSPIGDHAWMSLKALDAGKHVMCTVPMATTIDECRQIVEKVEETGLKYMMAETVVYSREFLFIKQMFQSGELGDIQHLAASHPQDMDGWPDYWKDMIPMHYATHVVSPCLGLVDGLAEYVSCFGSGQVRDEIAERSGNKFAVESCHIKIAETDLTAHVWRALYDVARQYRESFDVYGTKKSFEWTLIENEPHVMHVAKRPEAEIAEKIEIPDFAHLLPEEIRRFTQPQEIHDADHLSFIQGGGHGGSHPHLVHEFISAIQENREPRPGAVTSANWTCVGICAHESAMKGGAIVPLPEFTRQPAQTV is encoded by the coding sequence ATGTCAGACGCAAAGAAAGTCAAAATGGCCATGGTCGGTCTCGGATTTGGTGCCGAGTTTATTCCGATTTACAAAGCCCACCCCGGCGCCGAAGTGGTTGCCGCTTGCCGTCGCAACGAAGCCGAGATGAACAAGGTTGCCGACCAATTTGAAATCCCCAAGCGTTACACCGATTTCGAAGATGTGCTCAGCGATCCAGACATTGATTGCGTTCATATCAACAGCCCGATCGGCGATCATGCCTGGATGTCGTTGAAAGCCCTTGACGCCGGCAAGCACGTGATGTGCACCGTCCCAATGGCCACCACGATCGACGAATGTCGCCAGATTGTTGAAAAGGTTGAAGAGACAGGACTGAAATACATGATGGCCGAAACGGTCGTCTACAGCCGCGAGTTCTTGTTCATCAAGCAGATGTTCCAGTCGGGCGAACTCGGTGACATTCAACACCTGGCCGCGTCGCACCCGCAAGACATGGACGGCTGGCCGGATTACTGGAAAGACATGATTCCGATGCACTACGCGACGCACGTCGTCAGCCCTTGCCTGGGATTGGTCGATGGCTTGGCCGAGTACGTCAGCTGTTTCGGATCGGGTCAAGTTCGCGACGAAATCGCCGAGCGCAGCGGCAACAAGTTCGCCGTCGAATCGTGCCACATCAAGATCGCCGAGACAGACCTTACGGCGCATGTTTGGCGAGCTCTTTACGATGTTGCCCGTCAGTACCGCGAGAGTTTCGACGTCTACGGGACAAAGAAGAGTTTCGAGTGGACATTGATCGAAAACGAACCGCACGTGATGCACGTCGCCAAACGTCCGGAAGCTGAAATCGCCGAAAAGATCGAAATCCCCGACTTCGCGCACTTGTTGCCCGAAGAAATTCGACGCTTCACCCAGCCGCAAGAAATCCACGACGCCGATCATCTTTCGTTCATCCAAGGTGGCGGACACGGCGGTTCGCACCCGCACTTGGTTCATGAGTTTATCAGCGCGATCCAAGAGAACCGCGAGCCTCGACCGGGCGCCGTGACAAGTGCGAACTGGACCTGCGTCGGCATCTGCGCCCACGAATCAGCCATGAAAGGCGGAGCGATCGTCCCATTGCCGGAGTTCACCCGGCAACCGGCACAAACCGTTTGA
- a CDS encoding PVC-type heme-binding CxxCH protein encodes MKPILLTRVLLLAAFACLPVTGHAENLKALFLGDQGHHQPARRFYELAPAMEARGVQLQYTEDVSQLTEENLKQYDALVLYANIDNLDRQYADGLMAYVENGGGFVPLHCASFCFRNQPDIVALMGGQFRSHETGVFRTIQADLTHPILEGYGGFESWDETYVHHLHNETNRTVLEYRATDTGREPWTWVRTEGDGRVFYTAWGHDGRTWTDPGFQNLVERGIRWASGDDPAKAGAYMADRAFEAPEMTELAGSDDDFEFVDVGNKIPNYTPSKQWGTQGKPLSKMQLPLSPEKSQNHFVVPEGFHVELFVSEPQLGGKPIFVTWDEDGRLWVCETYDYPNELAPGNKGRDKIRICEDTDGDYKADKFTVFAEGLSIPTALAFTADGVLVQNGNETLLLTDTDGDDVSDQREVVITGWELGDTHGGVSNFQYGLDNWIWAMQGYNNSRPVARGEEQGRFRMGFFRMRPDATEVEFIRSTNNNTWGLGISEEGLIFGSTANGNPSIYMPIPNRYYESVRGWAPSLTLSSIADTNDFEPITDKVRQVDHHGGYTAGAGHALYTAREYPQEYWNRIGFVAGPTGHLVGSFVLKPDGSDFHSTSPFNLIASDDEWSAPIMAEVGPDGNVWVVDWYNYIVQHNPTPQGFETGKGNAYETDLRDKKHGRVYRVVPNEKPAKPAVALSDASAADLVDALKNPTMLVRKHAQRLLVEQGKQDAEIVEALIALAKDQSTDEIGLNVSAIHALWTLHGLGVLDGSNQQATEAAIAALGHPSPGVRQNAIAVLPKAADTYSAIVRSGILEDSHPIVRLSALLATADWESNDAAGAAVLGALSDPRNLIDRWIPDAMTSAAAAQADSFLSGLASLNLSADGSYRAKQLEIISIVADHFVRGDDAGQAPAVLASLTDASPEVLQAVITGMNRGWRNDNQVNLTADVEAKLENVFKQADNSSRGQLVRLVERWGSERLAKFGDEIADQFLDKVEDESLSTEQRVAAAKELVDFRPESDDVVEDLFELINPQTAPDVATGLLNAVSQSRSEAASEIIVEELAAMTPSLKTVAIRGLLSRPSSTMALLDAVEAGDLPLADLALDQQQALASHPDRRIRQRAGKVLSQGGALPSADRKKVLDEYAAAAEHKGDAAIGKQLFVKNCAQCHVHSGEGNAVGPDLTGMAVHPKEELLVHILDPSRSVEGNFRAYSVLTVDGVIISGMLASESKTAIGLFDTQGKPQTVLRSDIEKLVASRNSIMPEGFEKTLSVEQMTDLLEFLTQRGKFTPLDLHKVATVASDKSMFVNPNSPAERLTFRDWSPKTFEGVPFKLIDPENQQVPNIVVLYGSNGPIANKYPKSVSLPVSGPVRNIHMLSGVAGWGFPYGPRDQPALIVRLHYADGETEDHTLNNGEHFADYIRRVDVPKSKYAFDTGGGQIRYLTVSPKRSEPLAEIELRDGTPEIAPVVMAITVEQ; translated from the coding sequence ATGAAACCTATTCTGCTCACAAGAGTTCTCCTGCTCGCGGCATTTGCCTGCCTGCCCGTCACCGGTCATGCGGAGAACCTCAAAGCCCTTTTTCTGGGCGATCAAGGCCATCATCAACCGGCCCGTCGCTTTTATGAACTTGCCCCCGCGATGGAAGCCCGCGGGGTTCAACTGCAGTACACCGAAGACGTCTCGCAGTTGACCGAAGAAAACCTCAAGCAATATGACGCGTTGGTGCTATACGCCAACATCGACAACCTGGATCGTCAGTACGCCGACGGCTTGATGGCATACGTCGAAAACGGCGGCGGATTCGTACCGTTGCACTGCGCCTCGTTTTGTTTTCGAAACCAGCCGGACATCGTGGCACTGATGGGCGGCCAATTTCGATCGCACGAAACCGGTGTCTTTCGAACCATCCAAGCTGATCTGACGCATCCAATCCTCGAAGGCTACGGAGGCTTTGAAAGCTGGGACGAAACCTACGTCCATCACCTGCACAACGAAACCAATCGGACAGTCCTGGAATACCGCGCGACCGATACCGGCCGCGAACCCTGGACCTGGGTTCGTACCGAAGGTGATGGCCGCGTCTTCTACACCGCATGGGGTCACGACGGACGCACTTGGACCGACCCGGGTTTTCAAAATCTTGTCGAACGCGGAATTCGCTGGGCCTCCGGCGATGACCCAGCCAAAGCGGGCGCTTACATGGCCGACCGAGCCTTCGAAGCTCCCGAGATGACCGAGCTCGCCGGTTCGGATGACGATTTCGAGTTCGTCGATGTCGGCAACAAAATCCCGAACTACACGCCGTCGAAGCAGTGGGGCACCCAAGGCAAACCGCTCAGCAAAATGCAGTTGCCTTTGTCACCCGAGAAATCTCAGAACCACTTCGTCGTCCCCGAAGGCTTTCACGTCGAACTATTCGTCAGCGAGCCACAACTGGGCGGCAAGCCGATCTTTGTCACCTGGGACGAAGACGGTCGCCTGTGGGTTTGCGAAACCTATGACTATCCCAACGAACTCGCCCCCGGCAATAAAGGCCGCGACAAGATCCGTATCTGCGAAGATACCGACGGCGATTACAAGGCGGACAAGTTCACCGTTTTTGCCGAAGGCCTGAGCATCCCAACCGCATTGGCGTTCACCGCCGATGGCGTGCTTGTTCAAAATGGAAACGAAACTCTGCTGTTGACCGACACCGATGGTGACGACGTGTCTGACCAACGCGAGGTCGTGATCACGGGCTGGGAACTAGGCGACACCCACGGCGGCGTTAGTAACTTTCAGTACGGTTTGGACAACTGGATCTGGGCGATGCAAGGTTACAATAACTCGCGCCCCGTCGCCCGCGGTGAGGAGCAAGGCCGATTCCGAATGGGCTTTTTCCGCATGCGTCCCGATGCCACGGAAGTCGAATTCATTCGTTCGACCAATAACAACACGTGGGGACTGGGGATCAGCGAGGAAGGCCTGATTTTTGGCTCGACCGCCAACGGAAACCCTAGCATCTACATGCCGATCCCGAACCGCTACTACGAAAGCGTTCGCGGTTGGGCTCCCTCGCTGACGCTTTCCTCGATCGCCGACACGAATGACTTCGAACCGATCACCGACAAGGTTCGTCAAGTCGACCACCACGGTGGATACACCGCCGGTGCCGGCCACGCCCTTTACACCGCGCGGGAGTACCCGCAGGAGTACTGGAATCGCATCGGATTCGTCGCCGGTCCGACGGGCCACCTGGTCGGTTCGTTTGTTCTCAAGCCCGACGGATCGGACTTCCATTCGACCAGCCCCTTCAACCTGATCGCCAGCGACGACGAATGGTCCGCACCGATCATGGCCGAAGTCGGTCCCGACGGGAATGTTTGGGTCGTCGATTGGTACAACTACATCGTCCAGCACAACCCAACGCCACAGGGATTTGAAACCGGAAAGGGCAACGCCTACGAAACCGACCTGCGTGATAAAAAACACGGCCGTGTCTATCGCGTCGTTCCCAACGAAAAACCGGCCAAACCAGCCGTCGCATTGAGCGATGCCAGTGCCGCCGACTTGGTCGACGCGCTGAAGAACCCGACCATGTTGGTGCGAAAGCACGCCCAACGTTTGCTGGTCGAACAAGGCAAGCAGGATGCCGAAATCGTCGAAGCGTTGATCGCCTTGGCGAAAGATCAAAGCACCGACGAAATCGGACTGAATGTATCGGCAATCCATGCGTTGTGGACACTGCACGGCCTTGGTGTTCTCGATGGTTCAAACCAGCAAGCGACCGAAGCTGCGATTGCGGCACTGGGGCACCCTTCGCCGGGTGTTCGCCAAAACGCGATCGCCGTGCTGCCCAAGGCGGCCGACACATACAGTGCCATTGTCCGGTCTGGCATCCTCGAAGATTCGCACCCGATCGTTCGCTTGTCTGCACTGCTGGCAACAGCGGATTGGGAGAGCAACGATGCGGCCGGCGCCGCAGTTCTTGGGGCGTTGTCCGATCCACGGAACCTGATCGATCGCTGGATTCCTGACGCGATGACCAGTGCCGCGGCCGCCCAAGCGGACAGTTTCTTGTCGGGACTCGCTTCGCTGAATCTCAGTGCCGACGGAAGCTACCGTGCGAAGCAACTGGAGATCATCTCGATCGTCGCAGACCACTTCGTCCGCGGTGACGATGCCGGTCAAGCCCCCGCCGTTCTGGCAAGCCTGACCGATGCCTCACCAGAAGTCTTGCAAGCGGTCATCACGGGTATGAATCGCGGCTGGCGAAATGACAATCAAGTCAACTTGACCGCCGACGTCGAAGCGAAACTTGAAAACGTTTTCAAGCAAGCCGACAACTCCAGCCGTGGCCAACTCGTTCGCCTGGTCGAACGCTGGGGAAGCGAGCGTCTGGCTAAATTCGGTGACGAAATCGCCGATCAATTCCTCGACAAAGTTGAAGACGAATCGCTGTCGACCGAACAGCGCGTCGCGGCTGCAAAGGAGTTGGTTGACTTTCGTCCGGAAAGCGACGACGTCGTCGAAGACTTGTTCGAGCTGATCAACCCGCAGACGGCACCCGATGTCGCCACCGGACTTTTGAATGCCGTCTCGCAAAGTCGATCCGAAGCAGCTTCGGAAATTATCGTCGAAGAACTCGCCGCGATGACACCTTCGTTAAAGACCGTCGCGATCCGTGGCCTGCTTTCGCGGCCAAGCTCGACGATGGCACTCCTCGATGCCGTCGAAGCGGGTGACTTGCCGCTGGCCGACTTGGCGCTTGATCAACAACAAGCCCTCGCCTCGCACCCCGATCGCCGTATCCGACAACGGGCCGGCAAAGTCCTCTCGCAAGGTGGTGCACTTCCGAGTGCCGACCGGAAAAAAGTGCTCGACGAATACGCCGCCGCGGCCGAACACAAGGGTGATGCCGCAATCGGGAAGCAACTGTTCGTCAAGAACTGTGCCCAATGTCACGTCCATAGTGGCGAGGGCAATGCGGTCGGTCCCGACTTGACCGGAATGGCAGTTCACCCCAAGGAAGAATTGCTCGTTCACATCTTGGATCCCAGCCGAAGCGTCGAAGGTAACTTTCGTGCCTACAGCGTTCTGACGGTCGATGGTGTGATCATCAGCGGGATGCTGGCTTCGGAATCAAAGACTGCGATCGGGCTGTTCGACACCCAAGGTAAACCTCAAACGGTGCTGCGTAGCGACATCGAAAAACTGGTCGCCTCGCGAAACTCGATTATGCCCGAAGGCTTCGAGAAAACACTGTCGGTCGAACAGATGACAGACTTGTTGGAGTTCCTGACCCAGCGTGGCAAGTTCACCCCGCTAGACCTGCACAAGGTCGCAACGGTGGCAAGTGACAAGTCCATGTTTGTGAACCCCAACAGTCCCGCCGAACGATTGACGTTCCGTGATTGGTCCCCAAAAACCTTCGAAGGCGTGCCCTTCAAATTGATCGATCCGGAGAACCAACAGGTTCCCAATATCGTGGTGCTTTATGGATCGAACGGTCCGATCGCCAACAAGTATCCGAAGAGCGTTTCGTTACCCGTCAGCGGACCGGTCCGGAACATTCACATGTTGAGCGGCGTCGCCGGCTGGGGTTTCCCGTACGGGCCGCGTGATCAACCGGCCCTGATCGTTCGCCTACATTACGCCGACGGCGAAACAGAAGACCACACGCTTAATAACGGTGAACACTTCGCCGACTACATCCGTCGGGTCGATGTACCGAAATCGAA